In Lacrimispora indolis DSM 755, a genomic segment contains:
- a CDS encoding response regulator transcription factor produces MRNVLIVDDDTIIRITLRSLVNWEEMGYHIAADAIHGQQALEYIKDHPVDLVITDMKMPVMDGIGLLEELNRLKNMPAVLVLSGYDDFKLVRDAFRLGAHDYLLKAGLTEETLVSMLKRMDEEVFQSRSKETQGEREPAAKVPDSALLADMAVGKRSLEESFFQHEYLVMQFEIEDFHKASARFGEDFEEELIKPMLELAGQIPRVASRCILGAVGPSRYCLLYRITDPGQYKENSVSACRQLCNVWKHFMNLSVSAGISRPGKGAADFLNRFEEAGERLRLKYLKGKGKICDPWEKDMVSFKEVRQTGQDYERLLKGLMVGDELAVWSEKKRLFSELYKMELKAAKETCLCIICSMAWQLSDNHDDIGALFVEEVNYYEKIGRLDEMRSLELWLNNFFRWIMDYNAHQTDRRQADMMIRAKRFIMDNYANPELTLGSVAGFVGLNEKYFSTRFTKEEGMTFSNYLTEVRIRKARELMETTDLKIYEIGQSVGYNSVEHFTRVFKKLCGVSPGVYRK; encoded by the coding sequence ATGAGGAATGTCCTGATCGTGGATGACGATACCATTATCCGGATCACCCTGCGCTCTCTGGTCAACTGGGAAGAGATGGGGTATCATATTGCTGCCGATGCCATCCACGGGCAGCAGGCCTTGGAATATATAAAGGATCATCCGGTAGATTTGGTGATCACGGATATGAAAATGCCGGTCATGGATGGAATCGGTCTTTTGGAAGAATTGAACCGTTTGAAAAACATGCCTGCAGTGCTGGTATTAAGCGGCTATGACGATTTTAAGCTGGTTCGGGATGCGTTCCGTCTGGGTGCCCATGATTATCTTTTAAAGGCCGGATTAACGGAAGAGACTCTTGTATCCATGCTGAAACGCATGGATGAGGAGGTCTTTCAAAGCCGCAGCAAGGAAACACAAGGAGAGAGGGAACCGGCCGCAAAAGTCCCGGATTCGGCCCTCCTTGCGGACATGGCCGTTGGAAAACGGTCTCTTGAGGAATCCTTTTTTCAACATGAATATCTGGTGATGCAGTTTGAAATAGAGGATTTTCATAAAGCATCGGCCCGTTTTGGTGAGGATTTTGAAGAAGAGCTGATAAAGCCCATGCTGGAACTGGCCGGTCAGATTCCAAGGGTAGCTTCCCGCTGCATTCTTGGGGCAGTGGGGCCTTCCCGCTATTGTTTGCTGTACCGCATAACTGATCCGGGACAGTATAAGGAAAATTCGGTTTCCGCCTGCAGGCAGTTATGCAATGTGTGGAAGCATTTTATGAACCTCTCCGTGTCCGCGGGGATCAGCAGGCCGGGAAAGGGGGCGGCGGATTTCCTAAACCGTTTTGAAGAGGCAGGAGAGCGGTTAAGGCTTAAATACTTAAAAGGAAAAGGAAAGATCTGCGATCCATGGGAAAAGGATATGGTTTCCTTTAAGGAAGTCCGGCAGACAGGGCAGGATTATGAAAGGCTTTTAAAAGGGCTGATGGTGGGAGATGAGCTGGCCGTATGGTCGGAAAAGAAACGGCTTTTTTCAGAGCTTTACAAAATGGAATTAAAGGCTGCCAAAGAGACCTGCCTTTGCATCATCTGCAGTATGGCCTGGCAGCTTTCGGATAACCACGATGATATCGGCGCCCTGTTTGTGGAAGAGGTCAATTACTATGAAAAAATCGGACGTCTGGATGAGATGAGAAGCCTGGAATTATGGCTGAATAATTTTTTTCGCTGGATCATGGATTATAATGCCCACCAAACGGACCGGAGACAGGCGGATATGATGATCCGGGCAAAACGATTCATCATGGACAATTACGCCAACCCGGAACTGACCCTTGGAAGCGTGGCGGGCTTTGTTGGTCTTAATGAAAAATACTTCAGCACCAGATTTACGAAGGAAGAGGGAATGACCTTCAGCAATTATTTAACAGAGGTCCGGATCCGAAAAGCAAGGGAGCTGATGGAGACAACGGATTTAAAAATTTATGAAATCGGCCAGAGTGTGGGCTATAACAGCGTGGAGCATTTTACCAGAGTATTTAAAAAGCTGTGCGGAGTCAGCCCGGGAGTGTACCGGAAATAA
- a CDS encoding sensor histidine kinase yields MWINNKQNLKASYYNSFFALIVIPILFIILLSILIIRTMMVDSSVSNIRRAQDNIASALGGEVKDVSLRLSHFVYVNDNEIIKNAAKTNTKDVAEKYRYTKILTESFHYAMVPVQDILSAVFYMKDGDHIYMKDDITLGMEELKAASWYQEALAEPNVVKVGFYDRSVTNSRRNAYTLTIAAGISPGMDVDRDGVIEMAALFTSSRAGWMIKDYNKERVLGSTMIADKSGNVIFDAEGTMALLPPGISLEQPKFRYRADGKRYMGVVTEEPVTGLKIISVVAYETLTRKFNQTAAVIVAVTLILFALFYRFSSYFLKSIIDPIHHTVEGMKRVEEGNLLVHVEPKGQPELRLMIHSFNRMTRRLKHLMQENEEQQQKKHEAEIRALQSQINPHFLVNSLNSIRFIAQMSKYESIARMAEALIKILSCSFRSNGEFYPLKEELEVLDGYIYLMKIRYSDGFEINYDIEQSCQSCLVPRLILQPVVENSIVHGFSGLMDEMGKIWLTAYEKEGFLFIEIRDNGKGMSEEEIRRIMSGEEKREGQKDHVSIGITNVKTRLALNYGPGCEFKMESGEGRFTKTSIRIPIRRKEPENI; encoded by the coding sequence ATGTGGATAAATAACAAGCAGAATTTAAAGGCTTCTTATTATAACAGCTTCTTCGCCCTCATCGTCATCCCCATTCTTTTTATTATCTTACTTTCCATTCTCATCATCCGTACCATGATGGTGGATTCCTCCGTTTCCAACATCCGGCGCGCCCAGGATAACATTGCATCAGCCCTGGGAGGCGAAGTGAAGGATGTGTCCCTCCGTTTATCCCATTTCGTGTATGTCAATGACAATGAAATTATAAAAAATGCGGCCAAAACCAATACAAAGGACGTGGCTGAAAAATACCGCTATACCAAGATCCTCACCGAATCCTTTCACTATGCCATGGTTCCGGTGCAGGACATCCTGTCTGCCGTATTCTATATGAAAGACGGAGACCATATCTACATGAAGGATGACATTACCCTTGGCATGGAGGAATTGAAGGCAGCCTCCTGGTATCAGGAAGCCTTGGCAGAGCCTAACGTGGTAAAGGTAGGCTTTTATGACCGCAGTGTGACTAATTCCAGAAGAAATGCCTATACCCTGACCATTGCCGCAGGAATATCTCCCGGAATGGATGTGGACAGGGATGGAGTCATAGAGATGGCGGCGCTGTTTACTTCCTCCCGGGCAGGCTGGATGATAAAGGATTATAATAAGGAGCGGGTATTGGGATCCACCATGATTGCGGACAAGTCAGGAAATGTTATTTTTGACGCGGAAGGCACCATGGCCCTTTTGCCCCCCGGCATTTCCTTAGAACAGCCGAAGTTCCGGTACAGGGCAGACGGCAAACGGTATATGGGCGTGGTGACCGAAGAGCCGGTGACAGGCCTTAAGATCATCAGCGTGGTGGCATATGAGACCCTTACAAGAAAATTTAACCAGACAGCAGCCGTTATTGTGGCTGTTACGCTCATCCTGTTTGCATTGTTTTACCGTTTTTCCAGTTATTTCCTGAAAAGCATCATTGACCCCATTCATCATACGGTGGAGGGCATGAAGCGGGTAGAGGAGGGGAATCTTCTGGTCCATGTGGAGCCAAAAGGGCAGCCGGAGCTGCGTCTGATGATCCATTCCTTTAACCGCATGACAAGACGGCTGAAACATCTGATGCAGGAAAATGAGGAGCAGCAGCAAAAGAAGCATGAGGCGGAAATCAGGGCGCTCCAGTCCCAGATCAATCCTCATTTTCTGGTGAACTCCTTAAATTCCATCCGGTTTATTGCCCAGATGTCAAAATATGAGTCCATTGCCCGTATGGCAGAGGCGCTCATTAAGATTTTATCCTGCTCCTTCCGGAGCAATGGAGAATTTTATCCTTTAAAAGAGGAACTGGAGGTTCTGGACGGTTATATCTATCTGATGAAAATCCGTTATTCCGATGGTTTTGAGATAAATTATGACATAGAGCAGTCCTGCCAGTCCTGTCTTGTCCCCCGGCTTATTCTCCAGCCTGTGGTGGAAAATTCCATTGTTCACGGTTTCAGCGGCCTGATGGATGAGATGGGAAAGATCTGGCTGACGGCTTATGAAAAGGAGGGGTTTCTTTTCATCGAGATCCGGGATAATGGAAAAGGGATGTCTGAGGAAGAGATACGCCGGATCATGAGCGGAGAAGAGAAGCGGGAAGGGCAAAAGGACCATGTGAGCATTGGAATCACCAACGTGAAAACCAGACTGGCCCTCAATTATGGCCCAGGCTGTGAATTTAAGATGGAAAGCGGGGAAGGCCGGTTCACAAAAACCTCCATCCGCATCCCCATAAGAAGAAAGGAGCCGGAAAACATATGA
- a CDS encoding DUF2264 domain-containing protein, with amino-acid sequence MKLETKKDFQQWMFKVLNPLKPLYSQGRARLSLGDTGVTYQAVSIEMEAFSRPLWALVPLWLGGGRGFEEIYQKGLANGTDPAHPEYWGGFKDYDQKFVEMAAIASGLIFTPEKLWEPLCEEEKKNLAKWLYGINEYIIPDCNWQFFMILVNIALKKLDCRYSEERLSSGLEKIESYYVGEGWYRDGASSQKDYYISFALHYYGLLYAVAMEDEEPERCFRFKERAKRFARDFIYWFDENGSALPYGRSLSYRFGEAAFWSAYVFAGLNDIPAGVVKGILSRHLNWWLEQKIFDRDGVLTIGYGYPNLIMGERYNAPGSPYWGMKTLLCLGLPDDHPFWTAKARELPKLDKVKMLKQADMVMHRHGKDVVAYPAGVCEKYGHGHVPEKYSKFAYSTRFGFSVAKSQIVLHENAPDSSLAFVIDGDDYVFVRKYSDSYEVFPDKVVSNWHPFPGITVTSTIIPKEYGHLRIHEIQSQYDCTAYDCGFSVKKFTSGYEQKAAGNAASISHTDQGCTVSGKGPEAAGRVIEADPNTNVLYPNASIPAVSYRINKGETVRLETKVESFVF; translated from the coding sequence ATGAAACTTGAAACAAAGAAGGATTTCCAGCAATGGATGTTTAAGGTATTAAACCCGTTAAAGCCATTGTACAGCCAGGGCCGCGCCAGGCTTTCTCTTGGGGACACCGGAGTGACATATCAGGCGGTGAGCATAGAGATGGAAGCCTTTTCCCGGCCTTTGTGGGCCTTAGTGCCCTTGTGGCTTGGGGGAGGAAGGGGATTTGAGGAGATTTACCAGAAGGGCCTTGCTAACGGTACGGATCCTGCCCATCCGGAATACTGGGGCGGTTTTAAGGATTATGATCAGAAGTTTGTGGAAATGGCAGCCATAGCAAGCGGCCTGATTTTTACCCCGGAAAAATTATGGGAGCCTTTATGTGAAGAAGAAAAGAAAAATCTGGCAAAATGGCTTTACGGGATCAATGAATACATCATTCCTGACTGCAACTGGCAGTTTTTCATGATCCTGGTGAATATTGCATTAAAAAAGCTGGACTGCCGGTACAGTGAAGAGCGGCTGTCCTCTGGTCTTGAAAAAATAGAAAGCTATTACGTGGGAGAGGGCTGGTACCGGGATGGGGCTTCCAGTCAGAAGGATTATTACATTTCCTTTGCCCTGCATTACTACGGGCTGCTGTACGCGGTGGCAATGGAGGATGAGGAACCGGAACGGTGTTTTCGGTTTAAGGAGAGGGCAAAGAGATTTGCAAGGGATTTTATATATTGGTTTGATGAAAATGGGTCTGCCCTTCCTTACGGAAGAAGCTTGTCTTACCGCTTTGGAGAAGCTGCATTCTGGTCAGCTTATGTGTTTGCAGGACTTAATGATATTCCAGCAGGGGTTGTTAAGGGGATTTTATCGCGCCATTTAAACTGGTGGCTGGAGCAGAAGATTTTTGACCGTGACGGAGTTTTAACCATTGGATACGGATATCCCAACTTAATCATGGGAGAACGGTACAATGCGCCAGGTTCCCCTTACTGGGGCATGAAGACCCTTTTGTGCCTGGGACTTCCCGATGACCATCCCTTCTGGACCGCTAAGGCCCGGGAACTGCCGAAGCTGGATAAAGTAAAAATGCTAAAGCAGGCTGACATGGTGATGCACCGTCATGGAAAGGATGTGGTGGCCTATCCGGCAGGAGTGTGTGAGAAATACGGCCATGGCCATGTGCCGGAGAAATACTCCAAGTTTGCCTATTCCACCCGTTTTGGATTTTCCGTTGCAAAAAGTCAGATCGTGCTTCATGAAAACGCCCCGGATTCCTCCCTGGCTTTTGTCATTGACGGAGATGATTACGTGTTTGTCCGGAAATACAGCGATTCCTATGAGGTTTTTCCTGACAAGGTCGTCAGCAATTGGCATCCCTTTCCGGGAATCACGGTCACATCCACAATCATTCCCAAGGAGTACGGCCATTTGAGGATCCATGAAATCCAAAGCCAGTATGATTGCACTGCTTATGACTGCGGTTTCTCCGTGAAAAAATTCACAAGTGGTTATGAACAGAAAGCAGCGGGAAATGCCGCTTCAATATCCCATACAGATCAGGGCTGCACAGTATCAGGGAAAGGCCCGGAGGCAGCAGGCCGGGTGATCGAGGCTGATCCTAATACCAATGTGCTTTACCCCAATGCTTCCATACCTGCTGTTTCCTACCGGATCAATAAAGGAGAAACCGTTCGGCTGGAGACAAAGGTGGAGAGTTTTGTATTCTAA
- a CDS encoding glycoside hydrolase family 88 protein yields the protein MDFAAEQVKDNLKEFTESFKKAYSEDGFYNPTPNVNWTTGFWTGQIWLAYEWCKEDELKRAGQIQAKSFLDRIDRKVEVDHHDMGFLYTPSCVAAYKLVGDESAKEAAIKAADQLLSRFQPVGEFIQAWGPMNQVSNYRFIIDCLLNLPLLYWATEETGDPQYHDIAEKHIHTAIANVIREDYSTWHTFFMNMETGEPDHGATCQGYRDGSAWARGQAWGVYGCALAYRYTKRPEYIEDFKNVTGYFLDHLPSDLVPYWDLEFGQGSEEPRDSSSASIAACGMLEMAKYLNETDAACYISIAKKIMESVVEHYAVKDLSESNGLVLHSTYSKKSPYNTCTPEGVDECNIWGDYFYMEALTRLSKDWNPYW from the coding sequence ATGGATTTTGCTGCGGAGCAGGTAAAGGACAATTTAAAGGAATTTACGGAGTCTTTTAAGAAGGCATACAGTGAGGATGGATTTTACAATCCCACCCCCAATGTTAACTGGACCACAGGCTTCTGGACAGGACAGATATGGCTGGCTTACGAGTGGTGTAAGGAGGATGAACTGAAAAGGGCCGGACAGATTCAGGCAAAAAGCTTTTTGGACAGGATCGACCGCAAAGTGGAAGTGGATCATCATGATATGGGATTTCTGTATACCCCTTCCTGTGTGGCGGCATATAAACTGGTGGGAGATGAATCGGCAAAGGAGGCAGCGATTAAAGCGGCAGACCAGCTGCTCAGCCGTTTCCAGCCGGTGGGAGAATTTATCCAGGCCTGGGGGCCTATGAACCAGGTGTCAAACTACCGCTTTATCATTGACTGCCTTTTAAACCTCCCCTTATTGTACTGGGCCACAGAAGAAACAGGGGATCCCCAATACCATGACATAGCGGAAAAACACATTCATACGGCAATCGCAAATGTCATAAGAGAAGATTATTCCACCTGGCATACGTTTTTCATGAACATGGAGACAGGAGAGCCGGATCATGGGGCCACCTGCCAGGGATACAGGGATGGCTCCGCCTGGGCCAGAGGACAGGCATGGGGAGTCTATGGCTGCGCCCTTGCTTACCGGTATACAAAGCGTCCGGAATACATTGAGGATTTCAAGAATGTGACCGGATACTTTTTAGACCACCTTCCCTCAGATCTGGTGCCTTACTGGGATCTGGAATTTGGTCAGGGCTCTGAGGAACCGAGAGATTCTTCTTCTGCTTCCATAGCAGCCTGCGGAATGCTTGAAATGGCAAAATATTTAAACGAAACTGATGCTGCCTGCTATATTTCCATAGCCAAAAAGATCATGGAATCGGTTGTGGAGCATTACGCAGTAAAAGATTTAAGTGAATCCAACGGACTGGTGCTTCACAGCACCTACTCCAAGAAATCTCCTTACAATACCTGCACACCGGAAGGGGTGGATGAATGCAACATCTGGGGAGATTATTTCTACATGGAGGCTCTCACCAGGCTGTCTAAGGATTGGAATCCATATTGGTAA
- a CDS encoding carbohydrate ABC transporter permease, with amino-acid sequence MKIKSTSYKISRCLLYVVLLILTAVMLIPFVWMMSASLKLDKDVFIFPIQWIPENPRWQNYLDIWTKIPLMTFVLNTVKITLIVTFLQLLTSSFAAYAFAKLKFKYRNLLFTAYIATIAVPWQVYMVPQFMMMRNFGLNDSHLAIIFLQAFSAFGVFMMRQFYQGIPDELCEAARIDGMSEYQIYGKIMLPLSKPALSTLTIFTFVNTWNDFLGPLIYLKTEAKKTLQLGLKMFISQYSSEYGLIMAASVLSLIPVLIVFLSLQKYFVEGIAATGVKG; translated from the coding sequence ATGAAAATAAAAAGCACAAGTTATAAAATCAGCAGATGCCTCCTCTACGTGGTTTTGCTCATTCTGACAGCCGTTATGCTGATTCCTTTTGTATGGATGATGTCGGCTTCCTTAAAGCTTGACAAGGATGTATTCATTTTTCCCATTCAGTGGATACCGGAAAATCCAAGATGGCAGAATTATCTGGATATCTGGACAAAGATCCCGCTTATGACCTTTGTACTTAATACGGTAAAAATCACCCTGATCGTTACCTTTTTACAGCTTTTAACCAGCAGTTTTGCCGCTTATGCCTTTGCAAAGCTGAAATTCAAATACAGAAATCTCTTATTTACGGCTTACATCGCAACCATCGCGGTTCCGTGGCAGGTGTATATGGTTCCCCAGTTCATGATGATGAGAAATTTCGGCCTGAATGATTCCCATCTTGCCATCATCTTTCTCCAGGCGTTCTCTGCATTCGGGGTGTTCATGATGCGCCAGTTCTATCAGGGGATCCCTGATGAACTGTGTGAGGCGGCCAGGATAGACGGCATGAGTGAATATCAGATTTATGGAAAGATCATGCTGCCATTGTCAAAGCCGGCGCTGTCTACTCTCACTATCTTCACCTTTGTCAACACCTGGAACGATTTTTTAGGGCCATTGATCTACTTAAAAACAGAAGCAAAAAAGACCCTGCAGTTAGGGCTTAAGATGTTCATCAGCCAGTACAGTTCCGAATATGGACTGATCATGGCCGCGTCCGTGCTTTCCCTGATCCCGGTCCTTATCGTATTCTTATCCCTGCAGAAATATTTCGTAGAAGGCATTGCAGCAACAGGAGTGAAAGGATAA
- a CDS encoding carbohydrate ABC transporter permease produces MAKTITEAQRQEKIVALNEKREALSLLLKDARGTRKRDGLIAKIETIDEKIKKVRTGERFTRQEKRDMIAYSFIAPNFIGFAVFTLGPIIFAFVLAFMKWDGNSPMEFAGLKNFFDMFVSARFRASFTNTIVYCIATVPLTLACALGLAVVLNQKIKGRNFFRTVGFFPYVASLVAVAAVWNMLFSPQKSGPVNMILYHLGVHAKSLPKWSADPHWVMFTIVLFSVWKNMGYYMVIYLAGLQGINGELYEAAGLDGCNSWQKFRYITWPQLQPTTFFVTIILTINCFKVYDIVYMLAGGSNGIVSSQAMVLVYHIYEEAFRNWNLGYASAVAMVLFLMVLAITLVQFRGEKKYAN; encoded by the coding sequence ATGGCTAAGACAATAACAGAAGCGCAAAGACAGGAAAAAATCGTGGCTTTAAACGAGAAACGGGAAGCTCTGAGCCTTTTGCTAAAAGATGCCCGGGGAACCCGAAAGCGCGATGGGCTGATTGCGAAAATCGAGACAATAGATGAGAAAATAAAAAAAGTGCGGACAGGGGAACGTTTCACACGTCAGGAAAAGAGGGATATGATCGCCTATTCCTTCATTGCCCCTAATTTCATTGGGTTTGCAGTCTTTACACTGGGCCCCATTATATTTGCCTTTGTCCTGGCATTTATGAAATGGGATGGAAACAGCCCCATGGAGTTTGCCGGACTTAAGAATTTTTTTGATATGTTTGTAAGCGCCAGGTTCCGGGCGTCCTTTACCAATACCATTGTATACTGTATTGCAACGGTTCCTTTGACACTGGCCTGTGCCTTAGGTCTTGCCGTGGTTCTAAACCAGAAGATAAAGGGAAGGAATTTCTTCCGTACCGTGGGCTTTTTCCCTTACGTGGCATCTTTGGTGGCAGTGGCTGCCGTGTGGAATATGCTGTTCAGTCCTCAGAAAAGCGGCCCGGTGAACATGATCCTTTATCACCTGGGAGTCCATGCCAAGAGCCTTCCAAAGTGGTCCGCAGATCCCCACTGGGTGATGTTTACCATTGTATTGTTCAGCGTTTGGAAAAATATGGGATACTATATGGTCATATATCTGGCAGGACTTCAGGGAATCAACGGAGAGCTGTATGAAGCGGCAGGCCTTGACGGCTGCAATTCCTGGCAGAAATTCCGCTATATTACCTGGCCCCAGCTTCAGCCCACCACCTTCTTTGTGACCATTATCCTGACCATCAACTGCTTTAAGGTTTACGATATCGTTTACATGCTGGCAGGCGGTTCCAACGGCATTGTAAGCTCTCAGGCAATGGTTCTTGTTTACCACATTTACGAAGAAGCGTTCCGCAACTGGAATTTAGGCTATGCAAGTGCGGTAGCCATGGTATTGTTCTTAATGGTGCTCGCAATCACCCTGGTTCAGTTCCGCGGTGAGAAGAAATACGCAAACTAA